In Rhodamnia argentea isolate NSW1041297 chromosome 4, ASM2092103v1, whole genome shotgun sequence, the following proteins share a genomic window:
- the LOC115753737 gene encoding probable sugar phosphate/phosphate translocator At5g25400, whose translation MGKGGSGSGSLSDGVVKKILLSYTYVAIWIFLSFTVIVYNKYILDRKLYNWPFPISLTMIHMSFCATLAFLLVNVFKLVEPVTMSRELYLSSVVPIGALYSISLWLSNSAYIYLSVSFIQMLKALMPVAVYSIGVLLKKENFKTDTMVNMLSISFGVAIAAYGEAKFDTWGVILQLGAVAFEATRLVMIQILLTSKGIQLNPITSLYYVAPCCLAFLFVPWIFVEYPVLKETSSFHFDFVIFGTNSLCAFALNLAVFLLVGKTSALTMNVAGVVKDWLLIAFSWSVIKDTVTPVNLFGYGLAFLGVGYYNHAKLQALKAKEAQKKASQADEEAGRLLEQRDGDGMREKRDSQA comes from the coding sequence ATGGGCAAGGGCGGTTCTGGTTCGGGGTCGCTGAGCGACGGCGTGGTGAAGAAGATCCTGCTCTCCTACACCTACGTGGCCATCTGGATCTTCCTCTCCTTCACCGTCATCGTCTACAACAAGTACATCCTCGACCGGAAGCTCTACAACTGGCCCTTCCCGATCTCCCTCACCATGATCCACATGTCCTTCTGCGCCACCCTCGCCTTCCTCCTCGTCAATGTCTTCAAGCTCGTCGAGCCCGTCACCATGTCCCGCGAGCTCTACCTCTCCTCCGTCGTCCCGATCGGAGCCTTGtactctatctctctctggCTCTCTAATTCCGCCTACATTTACCTGTCCGTGTCTTTCATTCAAATGTTGAAGGCCCTCATGCCTGTCGCCGTGTACTCGATCGGGGTCTTGCTTAAAAAAGAGAACTTCAAGACCGACACTATGGTGAACATGCTGTCGATCTCGTTCGGGGTGGCCATCGCGGCCTACGGGGAGGCCAAGTTCGATACCTGGGGCGTGATTCTCCAACTGGGTGCTGTCGCGTTCGAGGCCACGAGACTGGTCATGATCCAAATCTTGCTCACTTCGAAGGGAATCCAGCTGAATCCGATCACCTCGCTGTATTACGTCGCGCCCTGCTGCTTGGCGTTCCTGTTCGTGCCGTGGATCTTCGTGGAGTACCCCGTCCTGAAGGAGACCTCGAGCTTCCACTTCGATTTCGTGATCTTTGGGACCAACTCGTTGTGCGCTTTTGCTTTGAATCTGGCTGTGTTCTTGCTTGTCGGGAAGACCTCGGCCTTGACGATGAATGTGGCAGGGGTCGTGAAGGATTGGTTGCTGATCGCCTTCTCTTGGTCAGTCATTAAGGACACCGTGACGCCCGTGAATCTGTTTGGTTACGGGCTGGCATTCTTGGGCGTGGGGTATTATAATCATGCGAAACTGCAGGCTTTAAAGGCGAAGGAAGCACAGAAGAAGGCTTCGCAAGCGGATGAGGAGGCGGGAAGGTTGCTGGAGCAGAGGGATGGAGATGGAATGAGGGAGAAAAGAGATTCGCAAGCCTAA